The genome window TCAGGCTTCCCGGAAAAAAATGGATTAAAAGCGATTTTCCAAAGAGCCTGATGGAAGCGAAGCAGAGAGGAGGATATGTAAGAGTAATATATTCTCCATTGGAAGCGATAATAAATAGGAGCAGAGAGAGCGTTTTCCTTGCTATTGGTTTCGAGACAACTGTTCCTGCTACTGTGTCACTTTTGGAAAGAAAAAATAATGTTAAAATATTGAGCGCTCATAGGCTAACTCCCCCAGTCATGAAATACACGCTTGAAAAGCACGGTAGAGGGGGCTTAAGGGGAATAATAGCGCCTGGACATGTTTCCGCAATAGTTGGAGCAAAGGCATGGGAGTTTCTTCCAAGGGACTATGGTATCGCAACTGTTGTTTCCGGCTTTGAGCCAGAAGATGTTTTAATATCCATTCTTGAACTGCTCAGGATGATTGAGAGGGACGCCCCTTCCCTGAAAAATACGTACAAGAGAGTGGTCAAATATGAGGGAAATTTGGAAGCTCAGAGAGCCATTGAAAAGTGGTTTGAGATATCCGATGCATCTTGGAGAGGTTTTGGAGTTATTCCAAACAGCGGTCTTGTCCTGAGGGAAAAGTGGAAAGACCTTGATGCTATGTGGCAGTATGGAATTAGAGCTGATAGAGATTCTGGCAGCGATAACCCTCCAGGATGCAAGTGCGCTGAAGTAACTCTTGGCATGAGCTTTCCAACTAGTTGTCCCCTCTTCATGAAAACGTGCGTTCCCGAAAATCCATATGGACCATGCATGGTCAGCACTGAGGGAACATGCTACATATGGGCGAGGATGCTTGGAAGAAGAAGCTAGAAAAATCATAGTTATAGGAATAGTTCAGGGAGTTGGCTTCAGGCCGTTCATATATAGATTGGCTAAGAGGCTTGGCTTGAATGGATATATAAGGAACTTGGGCGGAAGTGAAGTTGTGATCCATGCTGAAGGTGAATTGAATAGAATTCAAGAGCTTATACTGGCCATAGAGAGGAATCATCCTCCTAGGGCTGTGATTGAGAAAATAGAGGTAGAGGATGCAGAATTAGAGGGTTGGAAAGATTTCTTCATCCTTCCAAGCGAGGAGAGAAAGGAGGAGAAATCAGTAATACCTCCTGATATAGGGATGTGCGATGAATGTCAGAGAGAGATCTTGGATCCATGCTCAAGATTCTATCGATACCCTTTTCACTCCTGTGTGAACTGCGGTCCTAGATATAGTATGATGATTAAGCTTCCTTATGACAGAGAGAACACATCCATGTCACTCTTTCCACTATGTGAAAGATGCAGAAGTGAGTACGGAGATCCGAATAATGCTAGAAGATTCTATGCTCAGGGAATTAGCTGTCCTATTTGTGGTCCTAAACTGAGCCTCCTCGATTCCTATGGAAGAAAAATCGACGTTGAGGATCCCATTCAAGAAGCTGCAAGCTTAATAAATGAAGGACATATAGTAGCTATAAAAGGCATAGGAGGATATCATATAGCAGTTCTGGCAACTTCCTCAGATGCTGTATCCAGGCTAAGAGAGAGAAAGAGGAGGATGAGAAAGCCTTTTGCCC of Fervidicoccaceae archaeon contains these proteins:
- the hypD gene encoding hydrogenase formation protein HypD produces the protein MLESALSEIRKIAEKLGKTKIMSFCGTHEHTIASSGLRAVLPGEVELIPGPGCPVCVTPASIVDEAIRLSLEGVEVITFGDAFRLPGKKWIKSDFPKSLMEAKQRGGYVRVIYSPLEAIINRSRESVFLAIGFETTVPATVSLLERKNNVKILSAHRLTPPVMKYTLEKHGRGGLRGIIAPGHVSAIVGAKAWEFLPRDYGIATVVSGFEPEDVLISILELLRMIERDAPSLKNTYKRVVKYEGNLEAQRAIEKWFEISDASWRGFGVIPNSGLVLREKWKDLDAMWQYGIRADRDSGSDNPPGCKCAEVTLGMSFPTSCPLFMKTCVPENPYGPCMVSTEGTCYIWARMLGRRS